The window TACTCGCGGTGTACGGTATAGAGAAACTTAATCGAGTGAGTGTGTCCAAAACTATGGATGGTTACCAACATCTACCTAGTGCAATTGGTGAgtcgtggtgcgcttcatgcccatgctctctaggaggtcttgagttcgaaTCTCCTGGCTGGTACCATCCCCCCTCAGTTCAATCCCCCCCtctatagaaaaaaaaatatataaagctcctaattccaaaaaaaaacctgtgGATGGTTCCAAAGATGCCACAAATTATTATTACGTATTAGTAGGACcaaatttccctccacccactgtgaatgggatcccattcatcaAGGGGCGGGAGAGGACGGAAATGGGTAtcatgagggtattttggaatataataaaaccctaggaggggtttgtgaaccctaagatggtgggtgaaccgtcctctatgggtagaGGAAAACTCCCTGGGCGCGGCAtgtacctgcacccagacacagcccAGCGGGAAAAGATTGGTCCACTCTCTGGAATTGAAAGGTGAAAAGGACCAGGGGTGCATCGGTCTTTTCACGCTGGATTGTGTCTGGGTGTAGATACAAGTACACGCCGTGCCCAGCAACCGattagcgttccttttccctacTTGTTATTTTTTCGGGTAGCACACAAACAACTACTACTACGTATTAAAGTtgagggagaaagaacactaaccAGTTTTGTGTGTGAGCGTGTTCCTGCGTCCATATAAAGCCCGGTGCAAAAAGACTGCCGCACCCTTGGACCTTTCCACCTTCCCAGGGGGTGTGGTGGTCTTTTTACGCCAGACTGTGTCTGGGCATGCACCCACACACAGTACCGGTTCCTTATCCCTAAAGTTTAATGGGACATTCCTGCAACTTTTCCAAAGGAATACATTATAAATTGTGAGTCATACCATATGATTGATACTTGAGTTAGGCGCAGTTTATCCAAATCATTTTTCATCCCAAAGCAGAATTATAGCTGGTGTgtgatatgcattcttgaatAGATTCTTGGTCTAAATATGCAttttaaaacttgatttttctctattttctcattCCAGAATACATTCTAAACCATAATTTATTTtgagaatacataccaaacacccctctcccccctctctctctctctctctctctctctccaatcttTCTGACTCTCTAGGCcaaccaattaaaaaaaaaaaaggccaagggcctagTTAATTTAACATTTCAACCTCAGCGGTAAATTGACTAACTGGAGAATGTGAATTGTgccttttgagttttgagtaCAAAAATCGATTAATCCGAGATTCCATGCTCTATGCGGGTGTGTTTTTTATtactagtatttttttttttcttaattcaaCCGCTAAATGGGAAGGAGAATCCGAACTCCAAAGCAGGAATTTCCTGATCGTCCATGACTGCATCGTTCCATCTCCATTTTCTGGAACTGAATTATCCAACCAATGGAGGGATTACCGTCAGATCTCTCACTgaagatcttcttcttcttggatcaCCAGGATCTTGCAACCGCCCAACaaggttagaacttagaacCCCGAGATCCCATCTTCTTTCAGTTTCCCTTGCAATCGAGCAGGGGCAGGATAGGATTTACCTGTAAAGAACATTTCCTGTTTTTGCCTTATTCATCTTGAATTGGGTGTTTTCTGACATCTTCACCCTGATCTTTTGGTTCCATTTTCTGAGATTTGTTGTCTACCACTTCAATTTTGTTGGGTCATTCGTAATCGTATCAAATACTTCATCGACCCTCTTTCTAGGAAACGCAGGGACAAAAGTTGGAGCAGGGTTCTTCTGGCTATAGCTTACAATCTAAACTATATATATTGGCTTCTTTAATCTAATCACCAGATTAGATCAGATCAGATTTAAGAAGCATATATCGTAGCTCTACAACCATGCCCAATTCAGTAGCCTTGCAAACTCCAGTTTTGGGTTGAATTGTGGGCCAAATTGTGATTTTTAATGCAATTTGGTTGATGAGTAATCAATAATTTGTCTTGTGAAGTTTGCAGGAAGTGGAGGGTCTTGGCCTCTAGCAATAATCTGTGGTGCAACCTATTCAAGGAGAGGTGGGGAGAAGATCAGTCCGCCTTCTACGCCCCACTTGGTTCTAGGTTATGGAAAGATGTTTATCAAGTGCAAGACCGGTGTGATCGAGTCGGAGTGTAAGTTAACCTTTCTTGTTTTATATATCTTGCCATACCTCAAGTGAAAATTGGTTTTAACAACTATATTTTTGGTGATGATGGGATGCAAATTTTGATTTCAGGGGATTGAAAATTATTAAGGAAGGTGATAACTACTATCTtgttcatcaaggagaaatccAGAGGTATTTGGGTTCTAGAAAAGGTGACGAAGTGATCTCTGGCAGAGAAGAACCTCTGAGAGCAGAGGAACCTTGTTTAGGGATTCTTGACAAGATCCTTTTCTTCATCGGAGACTTGGAGGTTGCATCTAGAGATGCAAAACGCAGTCGAGTATTGTAAATCATCCCAAGACTTTGATAATGTAAATTATTGTGTAGAACAAAATTTGCATCTCATGCTTCTGTTCTATGCGATATGTATTAAACTGAGACAATAGTTTTGGTGTTTGTCTTGCAGTGTggattttggggggggggggggggcatttcattcttcttcctctctctctctctcttttatcttttgatGATATTGCTGGTTTGGTTCTAAGGTTATCCATGCAAATAAATGAATTGCAGTGCCCCAATTCCAGCTTCTACCTGTCTATTACTATCCTGTTACGAGCTGTATGTGTGATCGATCCCAAGTTCTCAAAAAGATGCTCTGCTGCATCGTTCAGAAAGGGTCATTTCTGTCTCTCCCAAACCACAGGATCTTAGGCTCCTACTTGGGATGGACTAGCGAGCCACCGGTATTGTGCCACAGTATGCATCCATCCTTGATAAGAATGTTAAATGGAACAATGGCTCTTGGGTCTGGAACAGTTTAAGGGCCACCTTCTTGGATTTACACAACCTCATTTGTTGGAGGGTTGGTGATGACCGCTCTATAAAAATCTGGATCGACCCTTGGTTGCCTGAATTCGCTGGTttttgtatctctctctctctctctctctctctctctctctctcttggtcaTTGCACACCCTTTCTATTGCAATGTGAAAGGTCTGATTAACAATAGGCACTGGAATCGCTCTATAAACTTTCTCCCAAGAATGTTGCTTAAACTATAGTTAGGATCCCTCTCAGCAATAAATCCCACTTTGATCAAGTGATTTCTCCAACTATCAGATCTGGAATCCTTACAACCAAAGCTGCGGCTCGCTTCGTTCTTTAATGGCATCTCCAACCAGCTCCACCAAACTGATGTTGAAAGGCTGGTATAGAAGACCATCTGGAATCTCAAATCTcacctcaaatttgatctctcATTTCATTAACTTCGATGACAGATGTAAATTTTGCGATTTCGAGGTGGAAATCGATTTGCACATCTTCctatcatgtaatttttccaatAAGATTTGGACTATTTGCTCCCTTGGCTTGCGTACTGAACACCTTCATACTCCTGATCTCATCGAGTTTAATTAAGGTTTACCAAATATGATAATCCGGCCCGTATCCTCATAACCTTTTCAATCACCCTCCTATTTTCTCTGGCTTATGAGAAATAGTCTGATTTTCAAGAATACCAATTCAAACCCTTTTGCCCCATCATTTCCCAGATTACCAAGTGGGAAAATGATATCTCCAACTATCTTCTCCCCCAACCCAACCGCAACTCCAACCTCCTCTCAACCTCCCAACCAATACTTACCACATCATTATCACCGATGGCCAGCTTCAATCCAAGTACTAAGGAAGCCAGCTGTGCAACCATCATCATTTATAACTATCAATTCTCTTTAGCGTCTATGAACTCTCTGATGTCTACCAACTCTGGTTATGCAAGAACACCCCAAGAAGCTGAAGCGAGAGGATCCAGCAATGAGCCTCAAGGGCTTTATCGATGGGATTCGAAACCATAGAGATTTGGGGGCCACCGGAGCTTTTTGCTATTGTCTTTGATTTGCTATCTAATTTGAAAGACTTTGTGTATGCATGTATTAAGAAGATGGACAGATCAATCATTAGCATAGCTCATAACTTAGCCTTTAAAGCTAGAGACATGAAGTTCATGAGTTAACTTTCTGTTTCTGTAGTTtatttgagtttttcttttcacatcaaaagaaaaaattgtgcCATGGTATGCCAGGATATGCCAGGAGAGTGTGTGTGAAATGGGAAATAAGAAAGCATAATTTTAGCATACTAAATTGTTACAAACTTGTCAAAGGTTATAGCCaaattagaaatagaaatttGCAGCAGGATCTGTTATCGATTAGTAGCATTCCTTGTGAGCAGGACTTTGGCCTTTGTCACTGATACATTCTCATGGTTAGAAATTGTAGTATTAAAAGATGCATCAATTAGAACACCCTATGTTATCTCTTACATAAATCCTTCGCCCTCGGATCTTAATCTTGACTACAACTCAAATATTTACGGCCTGCCCAGTTTTTCCACCTTTGTTCCATATCACTCCCACTGTCGCAGCCACTTCCTCTGGCTGTGTGTATCAAACCATTACAGGCCTCTCTTTGTCGCCCATAACAAACCATCTCAATCGGCATCCCGTCATACTGTGGACTTGTGAGAGAACAATGTATAAATGTATTCATATTCGCTGCATGTAATGAGCCAACAATGTTTCTATTTCTTGACTGCCCAAACATTCTGCTTCATTAAGGCATGATAGGTATCATaaaaaggcatacccagtgcacaaggatCCTGCCACTATAATGTATGCAACATTACCCCCGCTACACAAAGGCagtttccagagactcgaacccgtggccacttagtcacaatggaacaactttaccgttgcaccaaggtccaccctctatGATAGGTATCATAGTCATCTAATAAATGTCCTTGTTAACTTTTCAGTGATACATGCTGATCCCTGACCACCTAGAATCTATTCTCCACAACATTCACCCAAATCCAGTTCTAGGAGTTACATCCTCTCCAATcactacctttttttttttttttttttctggggtgAGGGTGTTGTTGGGGTTAAGAATAGTTAACTTTTGATAGCTATAGAGTTGAGATGACAAAAAATTTGCAGTATCTTGGTCATCAATCTCCACTACTCTTTTTCCTATCCTATTTagttaaggctatgtttggaagcaagaaagggagaaaaaaaaatcaaattttttgaaagaggggagagagacaAAAATCAATCATtacctttcttttcttggattaCAAACATAAGCCTCAAGGGAAAAACTTTTCCATGCTGCAAAGTGCAATTTCCCTGTCgtatgggttttttttgttaacaattattatttctttctcctGCTCTGAATTTGTTGATCCCATATGAATGATACCTTTTTCAAGACAGCCATTGGTGGTGGCATGCAGATTCCTTTCTACTATGTTGCCTTCTCAAAACCTTAGTTCCAAGTTTTCagtcaccatcaccaccaccaccaccaccgacaacaacaagaagaagaagaaaaacacatATAAATACACTGCTttactctcaactctcaactctccaCCATCTAGTTCTTCTGCACCAACTCTGCCTTCTCTTAATCTCTTCCATATCTTATCTAAAATTTTGATTCCCTAGCCTATTTTGTGTCATCATCAATTCCTCTTTCATTGATGATGATACAGGACTATCACAAACAACCTCATGCTTCATAATAAGTAGTCAGTTTGATCTTGAAAGTGTTCTAGCATAAAGTTCAACCAATTCTAcggttagggttaaggtttcTAAAATGTTTCTGGGTTTGGGAACTAGAATTCAACACAAATGATGTAATTTATGGAAATAGGATAATGACATGTTAGCTATTATGGCGTTTTAAAGTTATTGATTGCTAGGGTAGTAGAGTTTGGTGGTTGGCTGCAATACTTATTGATTGCTAGGGTTGAAGAGTTTGGTGGTCAGCTGCAATACATGTGATTGGATTTTGGCTTAGTAAAAAGAAATAACGTTTATGCAAAAAGACTAGGGTTGTAGAAACTGGTCCATGGTTAGAGAatcatcattaaaaaaaataaacaacaaaaatCTCGATGAATGCACTGGCAGACACCAACTGGATACCAGAATCACTTGGTGAAGTTCTAAAAATAAGACTCTTTTGTATGTACCTTATTCAATTTTTTGTGGGGGTTTTGAGCTGCTGATGCTTGCCATCAAGTCTAATTTGAGAatctcaaaactcaaaaggagAACAATAAGGAAGAATAACGCAACAGACAGACAGAAACTTATCGCATTAGATATCAATACTCCACTATAGAACAACAAGTGCCATGGAGAACTGATATCAGAACCACCAGATGATGTGGACAACCAATCAAATACTGATGAAGCAACTCAGATTTCAGATTTGAGCCAGAGGTAAtgaattttaaaaagaaagttCCAAACTGGCTAATCTCCATTTTCCTTTGtaaaaagtaaacaaaataaatgaaaataaaaacaataaaacccTGAATCCTTaccaaaagaaatgaataacAAATCACTAgcaattcatccaaaaaaaaaaacaaatcactAGCAATTTTAGCCACTTCCAATCCTCGTTCATGGAACAACCAAACCTGTTTTAAGTAAAATTAACAATACATTCCATTTCCCCTTTTCATTTacatgtttcttttctttttgtctcAAAATTCTGCAAATATTGTTaccaaaaagaaaggagaacccaataaattatttttcaaaccaaCTTATAACAGTTACTACACGATTTTCCCCTCATCTAAACATCAAgtaactaaaaaacaaaaacacaaattaAGCAAAAAGAGATTATAATAATGATTGTCAACAATTGACAATTGCATTTCTTAGAGGATCCAGCCATGTGTAGTTCAAAACTCAAACTCTTCCAGCCAATTTAATTAATGAGTTAGCATTCCTCAGATAGGTAGAGTATAAGTGCTTGAATTCATGACTCTATACTACAAAATTTATTTCTGAAGCTCTTCAAAATCCAAATATGGGATGCATAGATGGACATAAAACATATACACTGAAGGAGCTGTTTCACATAAATGATCAATCCCAGAATGAGAAGGCAaagcaaaataataataataataaagtatCAACCTAGGAACCAGGGGGTTGGGGGGTGGAAGCTGCATCTGTTCTATGGAAGGTCCAAGTATCAATATCCACAAGTATAATACAAACAGTTTCCCTGCATGGGCAAACCATCCCAGGCccaaccagagagagagaggaggaaaaAATATAGTTTCTGCAATTTAAGCTTTATctaagcccagaaaagtacttTTATTCTATTAATTTGACCATAACAACCACAGAAAGCAgtgttttttttgggagaggggtGTTaacaaagggagaaaaaaaaaacacgtttATAGTTTTCAAGTGTAAGAACCTTGAATCATGAATCTAAACAATATGAGAGGAATTCACCAGCAGCAACCAATCAGATGAGTTCTGAAGGCAAAACGGAGATTCCAATTCCGGCTCCCGAAATAAAAATTTAGTTAACTCATAGAATAGAATGTTTCTTCGCGTACATAGATGGCTCAATTATTCAACAACATCCACGCATTCCACAAATTACATGGAGATGGTAGGTGGAAAGAAATTAGAAATCGATAACAtgtatattttaattttcatagcTGAGAACACAAGAATAATACCCACGtatgaggaagaaggaaggagaagaacaaaCCCTAAATGGGCACGTATCTTTTGATAACCTGCTTCCCTGTAACCACAGCGCCGACCATCAGCCCTCCAATAGCGCCGGCAACAGCGGCTGACCTTGGCCCGGACGCCGCCTTATACAGGGCTCCGGTAACAAGACCGGCCAAGACACTGTTTATGACGTCGTCGGTGTCTCTGACGGCAACGATTCCACTCTCCAGCCCCGCGTACAACAAGCCAATAACGCCAACTCGGTTACCGAATTGGCGGCCAGAGTGGCCGGAGGCGTTGAGGATGCGATTGATGCGGAGTTTCAAGGTGTCACCCTCTTCGAAGGCCTTGACACCTTCGACAAGGCCCTTACCTGCCCCGGCGATAGCTCCGGCGAGATAGCCACAGCCGGTGTAGTAGGTAAGATTCTCACCCCAGGATCGGCGCTGCACAAGGGATTCTTCTTGGAAGAGGAATTCAGGGGACGTCGGGAGTTTATAAAGGGTTTGAACCGGTAGATGCAGATCCTGGTAGGGGTTGTAGAGGCGAGGACGATCTTCATCTCCATGATCACTTTTCGAAAACGccataaaaaattttctttgatttaaCAACTGTTTTTTTATCTCCCAGGAAACCCCAATTCCAATATGGAATCTAGATTTGATCTCAGAAGAGAATTTGGCTTCTGGGTCTTGACTTGAAGAGCTCCGTCTagttcttctccttcaaccTTTAGGTGGAGGACCAGTCGAGAAACTAGAAAAAACTACTGAGGGATTGAAAGGTGGCGAGGCCACGAGAGAGATCTCGAGATTCTAAACCTAACACCGCCTTAAACCCACCTCGGTGCTTGTCCAGCCGAGCACGAAAGAAAAAGCGTGAAGGGACGGACTTTGGTGGTAACTACCTGAATGGTGGTGATTCAAATAGTTAGCAAAAACAGAAACGAAATAGAGTTTTACGATACGgattttaaatggtaaaaaattacaaacgaATGG is drawn from Telopea speciosissima isolate NSW1024214 ecotype Mountain lineage chromosome 1, Tspe_v1, whole genome shotgun sequence and contains these coding sequences:
- the LOC122664177 gene encoding mitochondrial import inner membrane translocase subunit TIM23-2-like; translated protein: MAFSKSDHGDEDRPRLYNPYQDLHLPVQTLYKLPTSPEFLFQEESLVQRRSWGENLTYYTGCGYLAGAIAGAGKGLVEGVKAFEEGDTLKLRINRILNASGHSGRQFGNRVGVIGLLYAGLESGIVAVRDTDDVINSVLAGLVTGALYKAASGPRSAAVAGAIGGLMVGAVVTGKQVIKRYVPI